A region of Deinococcus rubellus DNA encodes the following proteins:
- a CDS encoding Mrp/NBP35 family ATP-binding protein, translating into MREAVLESLRSVNDPELHRDLVSLGMIERIDVAQLEHAAGSAITVKVNLTTPACPLKATIERDVRAAVLGVPGVETVSVEFGAQVRMPATPPLPGVKNVLLIGSGKGGVGKSSVAVNIACALAQSGAAVGLMDADVYGPSVAHMLGQGSAKLVGNAERKMVPLEAHGIRFISMANLSPAGQALVWRGPMLHSAIQQFLKDAAWGNLDYLIVDLPPGTGDVQLSLTQSVQVTGAVIVTTPQDVALIDAARAIDMFRKASVPVLGIIENMSYFVAPDTGIVYDLFGRGGAAKLGNYPLLGEVPLDTDVRRDADEGTPAVISHPDAAASKALRQIAENLAGRVSVQTLAELPMAQLV; encoded by the coding sequence ATGCGAGAAGCTGTTCTGGAGTCCCTGCGCTCGGTCAACGATCCTGAGCTGCACCGCGATCTGGTGTCACTGGGCATGATCGAACGAATTGACGTGGCTCAGCTTGAGCACGCGGCGGGCAGCGCCATTACCGTCAAGGTCAACCTCACCACCCCGGCCTGCCCGCTCAAGGCCACCATCGAGCGGGACGTGCGGGCCGCCGTGCTGGGCGTGCCGGGTGTTGAGACAGTCAGCGTCGAGTTCGGCGCTCAGGTCCGGATGCCCGCGACCCCGCCGCTGCCCGGTGTCAAGAACGTGCTGCTGATCGGCAGCGGCAAGGGCGGCGTGGGCAAGTCGTCGGTGGCGGTCAACATCGCCTGCGCGCTGGCCCAGAGCGGCGCGGCGGTGGGGTTGATGGACGCCGACGTGTACGGCCCCTCGGTGGCGCACATGCTGGGGCAGGGCAGCGCCAAACTCGTCGGCAACGCCGAGCGCAAGATGGTGCCGCTTGAAGCGCACGGCATCCGCTTTATCAGCATGGCCAACCTCTCCCCCGCTGGACAGGCGCTGGTGTGGCGCGGCCCGATGCTGCACTCGGCCATTCAGCAGTTTCTAAAAGACGCCGCCTGGGGCAATCTCGATTACCTGATCGTGGATCTGCCGCCCGGCACCGGCGACGTGCAGCTTTCCTTGACCCAGAGCGTGCAGGTCACTGGGGCCGTCATCGTGACCACCCCGCAGGACGTGGCCCTGATCGACGCGGCGCGGGCCATCGACATGTTCCGCAAGGCCAGCGTGCCGGTGCTGGGCATTATCGAGAACATGAGTTACTTCGTGGCTCCCGACACCGGCATTGTCTACGACCTGTTCGGACGTGGGGGGGCTGCCAAGCTCGGCAATTATCCGCTGCTGGGCGAGGTGCCGCTCGATACCGACGTGCGCCGCGACGCCGACGAGGGCACGCCCGCCGTGATCTCGCACCCCGACGCGGCGGCTTCAAAGGCACTCAGACAGATTGCCGAGAATCTCGCCGGACGGGTCAGTGTGCAGACCCTGGCCGAGTTGCCGATGGCACAACTGGTGTAA
- a CDS encoding LysM peptidoglycan-binding domain-containing protein, which yields MSHLVLRLSLVFTLLSSPGLAAVTVKKGDTLYAISQRSGVSVARLQALNQLGTHLIVPGQVLRTGGPLPRLAAQPPKPPPQRGKTASSPLPATRTAIRYTVRPGDTLGRIAGRSGISVAALQAANRLSGNLIRVGQVLTVPPPSSPAQRLAARIPALPPNMEARTVYTYTTVGITDTFVTLAQTARQNARLTPAQFMSLNRLSSAWVYPGMKVLLPRRIPVPIPPRPQHSAVTLSAVRVLGVPVQVVRVDLRHRDVLVSPVLPTRGIGSSARVSTLARLSGAAAVINGSYFHPRSFVPAGDLVVQGKRLSWGRIPVALSITPDNRARIGSGAGGSGVGSQWSGMETVIASGPQIVRGGALTSVYSAVFQDPALFGRAARSAIGLSSNRDLLLVSTHARLTPSEMGKVMARLGAQDALLLDGGSSAGLSWNNAPVLESLRSVAYGIGVFPEYAGRRYSRS from the coding sequence ATGTCTCATCTGGTTCTGCGCCTTTCACTCGTTTTCACGCTGCTCAGTTCGCCTGGACTGGCCGCCGTGACAGTCAAAAAGGGCGATACCCTCTACGCCATCTCTCAGCGCAGCGGCGTCAGCGTCGCCCGTTTGCAGGCCCTCAACCAGCTCGGCACCCACCTGATCGTGCCGGGACAGGTGCTCAGGACCGGCGGCCCGCTGCCCCGGCTGGCGGCCCAGCCGCCCAAGCCGCCTCCACAGCGCGGTAAAACGGCCTCCAGTCCTCTCCCGGCAACGCGGACGGCCATCCGCTACACGGTGCGCCCCGGCGACACCCTCGGGCGGATCGCGGGGCGCAGCGGCATCAGCGTGGCGGCCCTGCAAGCAGCCAACCGCCTCAGCGGCAACCTGATCCGGGTGGGCCAGGTGCTGACGGTGCCGCCGCCCAGCAGCCCGGCGCAGCGCCTGGCCGCCCGCATTCCGGCGTTGCCGCCCAACATGGAAGCCCGCACCGTCTACACCTACACCACGGTCGGCATCACCGACACCTTCGTGACGCTGGCGCAGACGGCCAGACAAAATGCCAGGCTCACACCCGCACAGTTCATGAGCCTCAACCGGCTTTCCTCGGCCTGGGTGTACCCCGGCATGAAGGTGCTGCTGCCCCGGCGCATTCCGGTGCCGATTCCGCCGCGTCCCCAGCACAGCGCCGTGACGCTCTCGGCGGTGCGGGTACTGGGCGTCCCGGTGCAGGTGGTGCGGGTCGATCTGAGACACCGAGACGTGCTGGTGTCGCCGGTGCTGCCCACGCGCGGGATCGGGAGCAGCGCCCGCGTCAGCACCCTGGCCCGGCTCAGCGGCGCGGCAGCCGTCATCAACGGCAGCTACTTTCATCCGCGCAGCTTTGTCCCGGCGGGCGATCTGGTGGTGCAGGGCAAACGCCTCTCGTGGGGGCGCATTCCAGTGGCCCTCTCGATCACGCCCGACAACCGCGCCCGCATCGGCAGCGGGGCAGGTGGCTCAGGGGTGGGCAGCCAGTGGAGCGGCATGGAAACCGTGATCGCCAGCGGCCCGCAGATCGTGCGCGGTGGGGCGCTGACCAGCGTTTATTCCGCCGTCTTTCAGGACCCGGCACTGTTTGGCCGGGCCGCCCGCAGCGCCATCGGCCTGAGCAGCAACCGCGATTTGCTGCTGGTCAGTACCCACGCCCGGCTCACCCCCAGTGAGATGGGCAAGGTCATGGCCCGCCTCGGCGCGCAGGACGCCCTGCTGCTCGACGGCGGCTCCAGCGCGGGCCTGAGCTGGAACAACGCCCCGGTGCTGGAAAGTCTGCGCAGCGTCGCCTACGGTATCGGGGTCTTTCCGGAGTATGCGGGTCGGCGGTATTCGCGGAGCTGA
- a CDS encoding helix-turn-helix transcriptional regulator has translation MTLAPTDPAAPGDTGTRSVAAPPALPERTKSKLLEVIKACDCATAQTLADKLGVTVPAIRRHLQDLQDAGQLEVRTEKPGGRGRPQHVYVLTEAGEATFPKAYAALCLDVLSHVEQLFGEGAVMQVMDARRLELCTQLTPLLGQHTDLGHKLHALARALCEHGYAARAYQEGSQWYLAQRNCPAPAVAKHFPQLCQGELTLYRELLGVPVSRESRLSCGAAECRYKVG, from the coding sequence ATGACCCTCGCCCCAACCGACCCAGCGGCCCCAGGTGACACAGGTACCAGAAGTGTCGCCGCGCCGCCCGCCTTGCCGGAGCGCACCAAGAGCAAATTGCTGGAAGTCATCAAGGCCTGCGACTGCGCCACTGCCCAGACGCTGGCCGACAAGCTGGGCGTCACGGTTCCGGCCATCCGGCGGCACCTGCAAGACCTTCAAGACGCCGGGCAGCTCGAAGTCCGCACCGAGAAGCCCGGTGGCCGGGGCCGTCCGCAGCATGTGTATGTGCTGACCGAGGCGGGTGAGGCCACCTTTCCCAAAGCCTACGCCGCTCTATGCCTGGACGTGCTCAGCCACGTGGAGCAGCTCTTCGGTGAGGGCGCGGTGATGCAGGTGATGGACGCCCGGCGACTGGAATTGTGCACCCAACTCACGCCGCTGCTGGGCCAGCACACCGATCTGGGCCACAAATTGCACGCCCTGGCCAGGGCCCTGTGTGAGCACGGCTACGCCGCCCGCGCCTATCAGGAGGGCAGTCAGTGGTATCTGGCGCAGCGCAATTGCCCGGCCCCCGCCGTCGCCAAGCACTTTCCCCAGCTCTGCCAGGGCGAACTGACGCTCTACCGTGAGTTACTGGGGGTGCCGGTGAGCCGCGAATCCAGACTCTCATGCGGCGCGGCGGAATGCCGCTACAAGGTCGGTTGA
- a CDS encoding c-type cytochrome, protein MRNAFIVSAALLLVGTLGGGFTAFRLATHHEAAASAATSGAASTAATDSTSGTAGTGATMAGSAAPATGMPATASTAQGSTPTQPAGKASATEGAGVVAKDGASGQSSTTAAPGAPTKPTSADNPSGSAPAPGSSAAPAGGATSAASGAGDAAAGKLLFAGAKKPEVNCSVCHGAGGKGGIGANLTTADGPKSWDDTQFTAALRQGQTPTKMLNATMPRFADTQLSDDEIVNIHAFIKTLQ, encoded by the coding sequence ATGAGAAACGCTTTTATCGTGTCTGCGGCACTCTTGCTGGTCGGCACACTGGGCGGCGGTTTCACGGCCTTCCGACTCGCCACACACCATGAGGCCGCCGCGTCTGCCGCAACGAGCGGCGCGGCCAGCACCGCAGCAACTGACAGCACCAGCGGCACTGCGGGCACCGGAGCCACGATGGCAGGCAGTGCGGCTCCCGCCACCGGCATGCCGGCCACAGCCAGCACTGCCCAGGGCAGTACCCCCACCCAACCGGCGGGCAAGGCCAGCGCCACCGAAGGCGCAGGCGTGGTCGCCAAGGACGGAGCTTCGGGCCAGTCGTCCACCACCGCCGCGCCGGGCGCACCCACCAAGCCCACCAGCGCCGACAACCCCTCGGGCAGCGCCCCCGCGCCGGGCAGCAGCGCCGCGCCAGCCGGTGGGGCGACCTCAGCCGCCAGCGGTGCAGGCGACGCCGCTGCGGGCAAGCTGCTCTTTGCCGGGGCCAAGAAGCCGGAAGTCAACTGCTCGGTGTGTCACGGCGCGGGCGGCAAGGGCGGCATCGGAGCCAACCTGACCACCGCCGACGGCCCCAAATCCTGGGACGACACCCAGTTCACGGCGGCGCTGCGCCAGGGTCAGACCCCCACCAAGATGCTCAACGCCACCATGCCGCGCTTTGCCGACACCCAGCTCAGCGACGACGAGATCGTCAACATCCACGCCTTCATCAAGACGCTGCAATAA
- a CDS encoding alpha/beta hydrolase, with amino-acid sequence MKRRLFVFPVLLALGVALTACNPVATLNNTTNLSGLDVTRNLHYGPDARNVLDIYAPQQASGKPVVLFIHGGSWDSGSKDEYVFVGDSLARAGYVTAVMSYRLAPTHPYPDYIQDAAQALKWLQDNAAKYGGNGQRLYVVGHSAGAFNAAEVVDNARWLNEAGVNINTVHGLVGIAGPYDYDFRKFPSKNAFPAGGDPANIMPSRHIRPDAPPHLLLVAANDTTVDPDNGERMKAALQAAGVPYTYTVLPGLNHITIVAALSRKLTFLGGTRKAVLDFLATQEQKP; translated from the coding sequence ATGAAACGTCGTCTGTTCGTCTTCCCTGTGCTGCTCGCGCTCGGGGTGGCCCTCACCGCCTGCAACCCCGTTGCCACCCTCAACAACACCACCAACCTCAGCGGCCTCGACGTCACCCGCAACCTGCACTACGGCCCCGATGCGCGCAATGTGCTGGACATTTATGCGCCCCAGCAGGCCAGCGGCAAGCCCGTGGTGCTGTTCATTCACGGCGGCTCGTGGGACAGCGGCAGCAAGGACGAGTACGTCTTCGTGGGTGACAGCCTGGCACGTGCCGGATACGTGACGGCGGTGATGAGTTACCGCCTGGCCCCCACGCACCCCTATCCCGATTACATCCAGGACGCGGCGCAGGCGCTCAAGTGGCTTCAGGACAACGCCGCGAAGTACGGTGGCAACGGCCAGCGCCTTTACGTGGTCGGACACTCGGCGGGGGCCTTCAACGCTGCTGAGGTCGTGGACAACGCCCGCTGGCTGAATGAGGCGGGCGTCAACATCAACACCGTCCACGGCCTGGTCGGCATCGCCGGTCCCTATGACTACGATTTTCGCAAGTTCCCCAGCAAGAACGCTTTCCCGGCGGGCGGCGACCCGGCCAACATCATGCCCAGCCGTCATATCCGGCCCGACGCCCCGCCGCACCTGCTGCTGGTGGCAGCCAACGACACCACCGTGGACCCCGATAACGGCGAGCGCATGAAAGCGGCCCTGCAAGCGGCTGGTGTGCCGTACACCTACACCGTGCTACCAGGCCTCAACCACATCACCATCGTGGCCGCGCTCTCGCGCAAACTCACCTTTCTGGGCGGCACCCGCAAGGCCGTGCTGGACTTTCTGGCGACCCAGGAGCAGAAGCCGTGA
- a CDS encoding phytoene desaturase family protein, with protein MRRETGRSFSASHSIGILGGGLAGLSLAALLAEAGHAVTLYESGELGGKLGRLEVGGLTFSTGPSLFTFPGVWRRYLAVLGEADGLDLQLLPGGLGLHHTPFGTVPLPPGHPLSGEWDRYVALVRPLRLHIETLLTTPPRLSDPAFLKASAALGRVLGSHLTAERWTDAQRFSPLLAHALKTHALNAGLSPHDAPALYALLPALIADEVSRPAGGMAALLDELIRLCQVRGVRLRPHTPVTGLEGSRATVQLRGETVPHDLIVSALDPARRAGLSGKTIKPQARTVSGMAIYAAFADAVPLPATSIVAPTSFATFRQAMRANALPPDTLALVHAEGRRLALLLTVPATGQRQSLTDVWVRGQVARAEAVLGVPGLLDSALAVHALGPEYYTALGTPGGSIYGAANPFWRAGPFHPQPYRVSKRLWQVGTAVHPGGGIPAILGGALIVARLIQQKGDC; from the coding sequence ATGAGGCGCGAAACGGGTCGCTCTTTTTCCGCAAGCCACTCCATCGGTATTCTTGGCGGCGGGCTGGCGGGCCTGAGTCTGGCGGCGCTGCTGGCCGAGGCAGGCCACGCGGTCACGCTGTACGAGTCGGGTGAATTGGGCGGCAAGCTGGGGCGGCTGGAAGTGGGCGGCCTGACATTCAGCACCGGGCCGAGCCTGTTCACCTTTCCGGGCGTCTGGCGGCGCTATCTGGCTGTGCTGGGTGAGGCGGACGGCTTGGACCTACAACTCTTGCCAGGTGGACTGGGCCTGCACCACACGCCGTTCGGGACCGTGCCGCTGCCGCCGGGCCATCCGCTGTCCGGCGAGTGGGACCGCTACGTGGCCCTGGTGCGCCCGCTGCGCCTCCACATCGAAACTCTGCTGACCACGCCGCCGCGCCTGAGTGACCCCGCGTTTCTGAAGGCGAGCGCCGCGCTGGGCCGGGTGCTGGGTTCGCACCTGACAGCGGAGCGCTGGACCGACGCGCAACGTTTCTCGCCGCTCCTGGCACACGCCCTCAAGACCCACGCCCTCAACGCTGGACTCAGTCCACACGACGCCCCGGCGCTTTATGCCCTGCTCCCGGCATTGATCGCGGATGAAGTCTCGCGGCCTGCTGGAGGGATGGCGGCGCTGCTGGACGAGCTGATCCGCCTGTGTCAGGTGCGGGGCGTGCGGCTGCGGCCCCACACGCCGGTCACGGGTCTGGAGGGGTCGCGGGCCACCGTCCAGCTACGCGGCGAAACGGTGCCGCACGATTTGATCGTCAGCGCCCTCGATCCGGCGCGGCGGGCCGGGCTGAGTGGAAAAACTATCAAGCCGCAGGCCCGCACTGTCAGCGGGATGGCGATCTACGCCGCTTTCGCCGACGCGGTGCCGCTGCCCGCCACCAGTATCGTCGCGCCGACAAGCTTTGCCACCTTCCGGCAAGCCATGAGGGCCAATGCCCTGCCGCCGGACACCCTGGCCCTGGTTCATGCCGAGGGGCGCAGGCTGGCGCTCCTGCTCACCGTTCCGGCCACCGGGCAACGCCAGAGCCTGACGGATGTCTGGGTGCGTGGGCAGGTGGCGCGGGCCGAGGCGGTGCTGGGCGTGCCGGGGCTGCTGGACTCGGCGCTGGCCGTCCATGCGCTTGGCCCGGAGTATTACACCGCGCTCGGCACGCCCGGCGGCTCGATTTACGGCGCGGCCAACCCGTTCTGGCGGGCCGGGCCGTTTCATCCGCAGCCTTACCGGGTCTCAAAACGGTTGTGGCAGGTCGGCACGGCGGTGCATCCCGGCGGCGGCATCCCCGCGATTCTGGGCGGAGCGCTGATCGTCGCGCGCCTGATCCAACAAAAGGGTGACTGCTGA
- a CDS encoding gamma-glutamyltransferase family protein, whose translation MVATSQPLAAQAGLFILREGGSAADAAIATAAALTVLEPTSNGIGSDAFALSWQADGNGGELSGLNASGAAPARLTPESLGGGPIPRHGWTPVTVPGAVRGWADLHARQGKLPFATLLAPAIHYARQGYPLSPEVARHWARAARSYAALSGPEFAEWFKVFMPVGFTPTPGAVWASEDHARTLERIADSQGADFYDGETARAIHAASQQAGGFLSADDLAAHASEWVAPISAQYKGHDVWEIPPNGQGLTALIALNILNGLDLPPGRDDPRSLHLQIEAIKLAFVDAHRHIADPRHAEVPVDRLLSSAHAEELRALISDAARDPQTPGPGSGGTVYLATADGQGNMVSFIQSNYMGFGSGVVVPGTGVALHNRGHNFTLEAGHPNRLAAGKRPYHTIIPGFLTHQGRAVGPFGVMGGFMQPQGHVQVILNTLLGHLNPQAAIDAPRWQWLTGQEIEVEYDFGERAVRELSRMGHTVRVQTEGASFGRAQIIWRTPEGVLIGGSESRADGQVAAF comes from the coding sequence CTGCGCGAGGGCGGGTCAGCCGCCGACGCCGCCATTGCCACTGCCGCCGCTCTGACGGTGCTGGAACCCACCAGCAACGGCATTGGCAGCGACGCCTTCGCCCTGAGCTGGCAGGCGGACGGGAACGGCGGCGAGCTGAGCGGCCTCAATGCCAGCGGCGCGGCTCCAGCCCGGCTGACGCCCGAGTCACTCGGCGGCGGCCCGATCCCCCGCCACGGCTGGACGCCGGTGACCGTGCCCGGTGCGGTGCGCGGCTGGGCCGATCTGCACGCCCGCCAGGGCAAACTGCCGTTCGCCACACTGCTCGCGCCCGCCATTCATTACGCCCGGCAGGGCTACCCGCTCAGCCCCGAGGTGGCCCGCCACTGGGCGCGGGCGGCCCGTAGCTACGCGGCACTCAGCGGCCCTGAGTTCGCCGAGTGGTTCAAGGTCTTCATGCCCGTCGGATTCACGCCGACGCCCGGTGCGGTCTGGGCCTCCGAGGACCATGCCCGCACCCTGGAGCGCATTGCAGACAGTCAGGGGGCCGACTTCTACGACGGCGAGACGGCCCGCGCCATTCACGCGGCGAGCCAGCAGGCGGGCGGCTTCCTGAGCGCGGACGATCTGGCCGCTCACGCCTCCGAGTGGGTCGCGCCGATCAGTGCCCAGTACAAAGGGCACGATGTCTGGGAGATTCCGCCGAACGGGCAGGGGCTGACGGCCCTGATCGCGCTAAACATTCTGAACGGGCTGGATTTGCCGCCTGGCCGCGACGATCCCCGCTCGCTGCACCTGCAAATCGAGGCGATCAAGCTGGCCTTCGTCGACGCGCACCGCCACATTGCCGATCCCAGGCACGCCGAGGTGCCGGTGGACCGGCTGCTGTCGAGCGCCCACGCCGAGGAGCTGCGCGCCCTGATTTCGGATGCGGCCCGCGACCCGCAGACGCCCGGCCCTGGCAGCGGCGGCACAGTGTATCTGGCAACAGCGGACGGCCAGGGCAACATGGTCAGCTTCATCCAGAGCAACTACATGGGCTTCGGCAGCGGCGTGGTGGTGCCGGGAACCGGCGTGGCGCTGCACAACCGGGGCCACAACTTCACGCTGGAGGCGGGCCACCCCAACCGCCTGGCAGCGGGCAAGCGCCCCTACCACACCATCATCCCCGGCTTCCTGACGCATCAGGGACGGGCGGTGGGGCCGTTCGGCGTCATGGGCGGGTTCATGCAGCCGCAGGGCCACGTGCAGGTCATCCTCAACACCCTCCTCGGTCACCTCAACCCGCAGGCGGCCATCGACGCGCCGCGCTGGCAGTGGCTCACCGGCCAGGAAATCGAGGTGGAATACGACTTCGGCGAGAGGGCCGTGCGCGAACTCTCCCGGATGGGTCACACCGTGCGTGTGCAGACCGAGGGGGCCAGTTTCGGGCGCGCCCAGATCATCTGGCGGACGCCGGAAGGGGTGCTGATCGGCGGCAGCGAGAGCCGGGCCGACGGTCAGGTGGCAGCGTTCTGA
- a CDS encoding TetR/AcrR family transcriptional regulator, with protein MARRVDPVQDRLRRAALEQAAYQAIFECGFASVTLGDIAARAGVSKGTLAYHFGSKEELLAAVMRRFVRTVTAATRRALRLADGPEAKLRAYVDNQFYGMLNTRRFYTVSLDLLSAAARSEALMTVQRGFVAANLSLDAELAALGTGDPGQPASLEARAWQLRALVDGLSMRFLSDPAPDLDRYRQVCLTGLRALLWPRLDGIQKG; from the coding sequence ATGGCCCGGCGCGTTGATCCCGTTCAGGACAGATTGCGCCGCGCCGCGCTGGAGCAGGCGGCTTACCAGGCGATCTTCGAGTGCGGCTTTGCCAGTGTCACGCTCGGCGACATCGCGGCGCGGGCGGGGGTCAGCAAAGGCACGCTGGCCTACCACTTCGGCAGCAAGGAAGAGCTGCTGGCCGCCGTGATGCGCCGATTCGTGAGGACCGTGACGGCGGCGACCCGGCGCGCCCTGCGGCTGGCCGACGGTCCCGAAGCCAAGCTGCGGGCATATGTGGACAATCAGTTTTACGGCATGCTCAACACCCGGCGCTTTTACACCGTCTCGCTCGATCTGCTCTCGGCAGCGGCCCGCAGCGAGGCGCTGATGACCGTGCAGCGCGGCTTCGTGGCCGCCAACCTGAGCCTGGACGCCGAACTCGCGGCGCTGGGCACTGGCGACCCGGGCCAGCCCGCCAGCCTGGAAGCGCGGGCCTGGCAGCTGCGCGCACTGGTCGACGGCCTGAGCATGCGCTTCCTGTCAGACCCGGCCCCCGACCTGGACCGCTACCGGCAGGTCTGCCTGACAGGTTTGAGAGCGCTCTTGTGGCCCCGTTTAGACGGTATTCAGAAGGGCTAA
- a CDS encoding 2'-5' RNA ligase family protein: MPLYSMVAWPTAELSDWLTGVQRRLGVSSYGDPHLNLRVPFEYEGQPQTLICDVRRSLAGMSPFQVEFLRWRHFPHVVFLEYALSVPLRDLHQQLIQVPGAPAGKYDGEQFIPHLSLAIGICDWAEESVWRELEPLRPPQSSFEVQAASLTREGGGELREVHTFPLGDSLTGMREQEQ; the protein is encoded by the coding sequence ATGCCGCTCTACAGCATGGTGGCCTGGCCCACCGCCGAACTCAGTGACTGGCTGACAGGGGTGCAGCGCCGCCTGGGCGTCAGCAGCTACGGCGACCCACACCTGAACCTGCGGGTGCCGTTCGAGTATGAGGGCCAGCCCCAGACCCTGATCTGTGACGTGCGGCGCAGCCTGGCAGGCATGTCGCCGTTTCAAGTTGAGTTTCTGCGCTGGCGGCACTTCCCGCACGTCGTCTTTCTGGAGTACGCCCTCAGCGTGCCGCTCCGCGATCTGCACCAGCAGCTGATTCAGGTGCCGGGCGCACCCGCCGGGAAGTACGACGGCGAGCAGTTCATCCCGCACCTCTCGCTGGCCATCGGCATCTGCGACTGGGCCGAGGAAAGCGTCTGGCGCGAGCTGGAGCCACTGCGCCCGCCGCAGAGCAGCTTTGAAGTGCAGGCTGCCTCACTGACCCGTGAAGGCGGCGGCGAATTGCGCGAGGTTCACACCTTTCCGCTGGGCGATAGCCTGACCGGAATGCGCGAGCAGGAGCAGTAA
- a CDS encoding UbiA family prenyltransferase — MSRLQPRPRPLTLSALPLRQVLLVSRPALWINTLGVAVTGLWLSGQLWNMSAAWLTLLLYLTLPFNLLIYGLNDCADLDEDARSARKGGWQGARLAAGEAAPLLWLILGLNLPFLLVLGWWLPPAASGVLLLSAGLFAGYSLRPLRFKARPFLDGLSNVAYALPLLIPALMVGAAVPWLAFAALCAYAVGKHAFDAVQDIPADVGAGTRTVATRLGASGTALYALGWFALAGALVWALSPLSSAAVCLVCGGMALALRRRPTPRQAARFYPLSIVSPWIVGAVSGVQLVYLLAK, encoded by the coding sequence GTGAGCCGTTTGCAGCCGCGCCCCCGCCCTCTGACGCTCAGCGCCCTGCCGCTGCGCCAGGTGCTTCTGGTTTCGCGCCCCGCCCTGTGGATCAACACGCTGGGCGTGGCCGTCACCGGGTTGTGGCTCTCCGGGCAGCTCTGGAACATGTCGGCGGCCTGGCTGACCCTGCTGCTCTACCTGACCCTGCCCTTCAATCTGCTGATCTACGGCCTCAACGACTGCGCCGATCTGGACGAGGACGCCCGCAGCGCGCGCAAGGGCGGCTGGCAGGGCGCGCGGCTGGCGGCGGGTGAGGCTGCGCCGCTGCTGTGGCTGATCCTGGGGCTGAATCTGCCGTTCTTGCTGGTGCTGGGCTGGTGGCTGCCGCCCGCTGCCTCCGGGGTGCTGCTGCTCTCGGCAGGGCTGTTCGCGGGATATAGCCTGCGCCCGCTGCGCTTCAAGGCCCGCCCCTTCCTCGACGGCTTGTCTAACGTGGCCTACGCCCTGCCGCTCTTGATCCCGGCCCTGATGGTCGGCGCGGCGGTGCCCTGGCTGGCCTTCGCCGCCCTGTGCGCCTACGCGGTGGGCAAGCACGCTTTCGACGCCGTGCAGGACATCCCGGCTGACGTGGGGGCGGGCACCCGCACAGTGGCGACCCGCCTGGGTGCGTCCGGCACAGCGCTCTATGCGCTCGGCTGGTTCGCGCTGGCGGGCGCGCTGGTGTGGGCGCTCAGCCCGCTCAGCAGCGCGGCGGTGTGTCTGGTGTGCGGCGGCATGGCGCTGGCCCTGCGCCGCCGTCCCACGCCCCGGCAGGCGGCCCGCTTCTACCCGCTGAGCATCGTCTCGCCCTGGATCGTCGGCGCGGTGAGCGGGGTGCAACTGGTGTACCTGCTGGCAAAATGA